From the Lolium rigidum isolate FL_2022 chromosome 2, APGP_CSIRO_Lrig_0.1, whole genome shotgun sequence genome, one window contains:
- the LOC124688019 gene encoding uncharacterized protein LOC124688019 — MAMVMENQQQPVVVAPQMQLIPRPPPPPPLPPPPPAPAYKHHCRVCKKGFMCGRALGGHMRAHGIADDGISAEDDDGTLELDDEDDDDGVSAPCGEPSEDHQAGSPSTTAKRMYGLRANPGRLRSCRVCENCGKEFTSWKSLLDHGRCGFDDDDQDLDDAGGSLRSSSPRDPAEDGAEEDDEDLALASGWSKGKRSRRAKVAAGTLSELQQSAPSSEEEDLANCLVMLSSSRVAQPAAAVADADQESCASASKDDERNRLLLPQPISIVAPLAAQMRFPAPQVVVAQHVPAVPRGLFECKACKKVFTSHQALGGHRASHKKVKGCFAAKLESSSRTEPPPPYPPDNSKLSLTAILGETSTTEPKNPYLDDSHINHIGKSVNVGTSEVAAATPAPEMPVADAATGPSAFSPFKKKGKVHECSICHRVFTSGQALGGHKRCHWLTSSSADPAKLQPVVPDHLMAAMCHHLTLGRPVFDAATDQRILDLNVPTNPSAEAIATRQAAELNEIPLCLNAPASMYVHSWTGHSNASHVNKTRTSSRNDAAAGGGGGAATEDEADSTSAKKAKISDLKDMKVAGESLPWLQVGIGISSSENNDKSTQE, encoded by the coding sequence ATGGCCATGGTCATGGAGAACCAGCAGcagccggtggtggtggcgccccaGATGCAGCTCATCCCgcgcccgcccccgcccccgcccctgcctcctccgccgcccgcgccggcgtACAAGCACCACTGCAGGGTGTGCAAGAAGGGGTTCATGTGCGGGCGGGCGCTCGGCGGCCACATGAGGGCGCACGGGATCGCGGACGACGGGATTAgcgccgaggacgacgacggcacGTTGGAGttggacgacgaggacgatgacgatgGTGTCTCGGCGCCGTGCGGCGAACCCTCCGAAGATCACCAGGCGGGGAGCCCGTCCACGACGGCCAAACGAATGTACGGCCTCCGCGCCAACCCTGGGCGGCTACGGAGCTGCCGGGTGTGCGAGAACTGCGGGAAGGAGTTCACGTCCTGGAAGTCGCTGCTCGACCACGGCAGGTGCGGCTTTGACGACGACGACCAAGACCTGGACGACGCCGGCGGCTCGTTGCGCTCCTCGTCGCCGCGCGACCCGGCCGAGGACggcgcggaggaggacgacgaggacctcgcgctggcgtccGGGTGGTCCAAGGGGAAACGCTCGCGCCGCGCCAAGGTGGCGGCCGGAACCCTGTCGGAACTGCAGCAGTCGGCCCCGTCCAGCGAGGAGGAAGACCTCGCCAATTGCCTCGTCATGCTCTCGTCGTCCCGCGTCGCGCAGCccgccgcggccgtggcggacgCCGACCAGGAGTCGTGCGCGTCGGCCAGCAAGGACGACGAGAGGAACAGGCTCCTGCTGCCGCAGCCGATCTCCATCGTGGCCCCGCTGGCGGCGCAGATGAGGTTCCCCGCGCCGCAGGTGGTGGTTGCGCAGCACGTTCCGGCCGTGCCGCGCGGCCTGTTCGAATGCAAGGCGTGCAAGAAGGTGTTCACCTCGCACCAGGCtctcggcggccaccgcgccagcCACAAGAAAGTCAAGGGGTGCTTCGCCGCCAAGCTAGAGAGCAGCAGCCGCACTGAACCTCCTCCTCCATATCCACCCGACAACAGCAAACTGTCCTTGACCGCCATCTTAGGAGAAACATCCACTACAGAACCAAAGAATCCTTACCTCGATGACAGTCACATCAATCACATCGGCAAGAGTGTGAACGTGGGCACCAGCGAGGTTGCCGCGGCCACACCAGCGCCGGAAATGCCGGTCGCTGACGCCGCGACGGGACCATCCGCCTTCTCGccgttcaagaagaaggggaaggtgCATGAATGCTCCATCTGCCACCGCGTCTTCACGTCGGGGCAAGCGCTCGGCGGCCACAAGAGATGCCACTGGCTCACCTCCAGCTCGGCGGATCCGGCCAAGCTCCAGCCCGTTGTTCCAGATCACCTCATGGCCGCCATGTGCCACCACCTCACCCTCGGCCGCCCGGTGTTCGACGCCGCCACCGATCAGCGAATCCTTGACCTCAACGTGCCAACAAATCCGTCGGCCGAGGCGATCGCCACAAGACAGGCCGCCGAGCTCAACGAGATCCCGCTCTGCCTCAACGCGCCGGCGTCGATGTACGTGCATTCCTGGACAGGGCACAGCAACGCCAGCCACGTGAACAAAACTAGGACGAGCAGCCGCAACGATGCGGCcgctggtggcggcggtggcgcggcCACGGAGGACGAGGCCGACAGCACCAGTGCGAAGAAGGCCAAGATTAGCGACCTCAAGGACATGAAGGTGGCAGGGGAGTCACTGCCGTGGCTTCAGGTTGGCATCGGAATTTCATCGTCCGAGAACAACGACAAGAGTACTCAAGAGTGA